The Fibrobacter sp. UWEL genome includes a region encoding these proteins:
- a CDS encoding helix-hairpin-helix domain-containing protein, whose protein sequence is MNGPEKKVVYLAFCLFLVGVIVRVLPWGLPSMDTFQVEDFTNNLIIPSADSVALVQVAPENNGTTEIESKVIKKERKKKKTVQLPLHINTASAEDLCALKGVGPKLAEKIVTQREAKGPFKTPEDLKKVPGIGKKKLEGILPEVIFD, encoded by the coding sequence ATGAACGGCCCTGAGAAAAAAGTCGTCTATCTGGCTTTTTGCCTGTTTTTGGTGGGTGTAATAGTCCGCGTTCTTCCGTGGGGTTTGCCCTCTATGGATACGTTCCAGGTAGAGGATTTTACAAACAACTTAATTATACCTAGTGCGGATTCAGTAGCCTTGGTTCAGGTGGCTCCAGAGAATAATGGGACCACGGAAATAGAATCGAAAGTGATTAAAAAGGAGCGCAAAAAGAAGAAAACGGTGCAGTTGCCATTGCACATTAACACTGCATCGGCTGAGGATTTGTGTGCCCTAAAAGGGGTGGGTCCAAAGCTTGCGGAAAAGATTGTGACCCAAAGAGAGGCGAAAGGACCCTTTAAAACCCCCGAAGACCTGAAAAAAGTGCCTGGAATAGGCAAGAAAAAGCTGGAGGGTATACTACCTGAGGTGATTTTTGATTAG
- the coaD gene encoding pantetheine-phosphate adenylyltransferase, which yields MAVKTSNKNIAVFAGSFNPFTVGHLDLVARGAKLFDELYVLIGVNASKKYMLSTEVRKAMIEKACNGLKNVKVVAYDGLTTSFMKEIGAKVLLRGVRNGSDMDYELSVDWNNKLLYPECETVYLSSDREHLMVSSSVVRELLKCGLAETADGRKKLKSYVPASILNDLISEYKKNK from the coding sequence ATGGCTGTGAAAACGTCCAATAAGAATATCGCGGTTTTTGCAGGATCTTTTAATCCCTTCACTGTGGGACACCTGGACTTGGTGGCTCGCGGTGCAAAGTTGTTCGATGAACTCTATGTCTTGATCGGGGTGAATGCTTCCAAGAAGTATATGCTCTCTACTGAAGTCCGCAAGGCAATGATTGAAAAAGCCTGTAATGGACTGAAGAACGTGAAAGTGGTCGCTTATGACGGGTTGACCACCTCCTTCATGAAAGAGATTGGCGCGAAGGTTCTTCTTCGTGGTGTTCGTAATGGATCTGATATGGATTACGAACTTTCCGTAGATTGGAACAACAAACTGCTGTATCCGGAATGTGAGACGGTGTATCTGTCCTCTGATCGGGAACACCTGATGGTAAGCAGCAGCGTGGTTCGGGAACTCCTGAAGTGCGGCCTGGCGGAAACTGCCGATGGTCGCAAGAAGCTGAAGTCCTACGTTCCCGCATCCATTCTGAATGACTTAATTAGCGAATACAAGAAAAACAAGTAG
- a CDS encoding rhomboid family intramembrane serine protease yields the protein MRPFRFLPKCLRVLLIANAVVFGIAFIVGGILGLHLNIPGVGYGNVRDIIAHFGAFWPTNPLQAWRYVTYMFVHIDFWHFLFNMLMLWMFGSEVADMMGSKHFVGMYFFCGIFAAIFSLVMCILGLTYNPIIGASGALMGIFVAYYKFFPNRMLLMFFFFPMRIKYAMWFMVAIDVLMAPSGDGVAHLAHLGGVVGGFIYMRLYNGGFGGLLSKLGSAAKNARGPKFKMNDGGRSYSETRRARNSSEPIEGEVFDMDEDKRMDEILKKVNREGINSLTDAERQFLLRAGERIRRRRGGM from the coding sequence ATGAGACCTTTTAGATTTTTGCCCAAGTGCCTTCGTGTGTTGCTGATTGCAAATGCTGTGGTATTTGGCATTGCTTTTATTGTTGGTGGCATTCTTGGTCTTCACCTGAATATTCCTGGCGTAGGCTATGGTAACGTTCGTGACATCATTGCTCATTTTGGCGCCTTCTGGCCTACCAATCCGCTCCAGGCCTGGCGTTATGTGACCTACATGTTTGTCCATATCGATTTCTGGCATTTCCTGTTTAATATGCTGATGCTCTGGATGTTCGGTTCCGAGGTGGCGGACATGATGGGCTCCAAGCATTTTGTGGGAATGTATTTCTTCTGTGGCATTTTTGCGGCTATCTTTAGCCTGGTCATGTGTATTCTGGGTTTGACCTACAATCCGATCATTGGTGCCAGCGGTGCCTTGATGGGAATTTTTGTGGCCTACTATAAGTTCTTCCCCAACCGCATGCTGCTCATGTTCTTCTTTTTCCCCATGCGCATTAAGTACGCCATGTGGTTCATGGTGGCGATTGATGTGCTGATGGCACCTTCCGGTGACGGGGTTGCTCACCTGGCTCATTTGGGCGGTGTTGTGGGTGGCTTTATCTACATGCGTCTTTATAACGGTGGTTTTGGCGGTTTACTGTCCAAACTTGGTAGCGCTGCAAAGAACGCTCGTGGTCCTAAGTTTAAGATGAATGACGGTGGTCGAAGCTATAGCGAGACCCGTCGTGCTCGCAATTCTAGTGAGCCTATTGAAGGCGAAGTCTTCGACATGGACGAAGATAAGCGTATGGATGAAATTCTGAAAAAGGTAAACCGCGAAGGAATTAATTCCCTTACGGATGCCGAACGTCAGTTCCTGCTACGTGCTGGTGAACGTATCCGCCGTCGTCGTGGAGGCATGTAA
- a CDS encoding 3-deoxy-manno-octulosonate cytidylyltransferase: MAVHCIVPARMGSSRYPGKPLVKIAGKEMIVRTMERALLADCFERIICATDDDRIAEVVSNAGFEFILTGPASTGSDRVADAARALGLDLVVNLQGDEPLVEPSVLSDVALELERHPDCWVTVACPLNPAEAMVKTVVKVLVDGDVAVDFTREVPPSDASRWFQHQGIYAYSRLAREEFASLPQSPIELERSLEQMRILGKRPIRIVQSPYASVSVDVPSDVAAVESLIHSVTPFRIQPGVAHERP, encoded by the coding sequence ATGGCTGTACATTGTATCGTTCCTGCCCGCATGGGTTCTTCCCGATATCCCGGGAAGCCTTTGGTGAAGATTGCCGGTAAGGAAATGATTGTCCGTACCATGGAGAGAGCTCTCCTGGCGGATTGCTTTGAACGTATTATTTGTGCTACTGACGACGACCGTATTGCGGAAGTCGTCTCTAATGCTGGCTTTGAATTTATTCTGACAGGGCCTGCAAGTACGGGGTCTGATCGTGTGGCCGATGCCGCCCGAGCCTTGGGCCTTGATCTGGTGGTGAACCTTCAGGGGGATGAACCTCTGGTGGAACCTTCGGTTCTATCCGACGTTGCCCTTGAACTAGAACGTCATCCTGATTGCTGGGTGACAGTTGCCTGCCCCCTCAATCCTGCTGAAGCCATGGTTAAGACTGTGGTGAAGGTCCTGGTAGATGGGGATGTGGCGGTGGACTTTACCCGCGAAGTTCCGCCTTCTGACGCTTCCCGATGGTTCCAACACCAGGGAATTTATGCTTATTCCAGACTTGCCCGCGAGGAATTTGCTTCCTTGCCCCAGAGTCCTATCGAATTGGAACGTTCCTTAGAGCAAATGCGCATTCTGGGAAAACGTCCTATTCGCATTGTCCAGAGTCCTTATGCCTCTGTTTCTGTAGATGTTCCCAGCGACGTTGCTGCTGTGGAATCTTTAATACATTCGGTTACTCCCTTCCGCATTCAGCCGGGAGTAGCCCATGAACGGCCCTGA
- a CDS encoding adenosine kinase encodes MKKILGVGAALVDILANVSDEWMDAQGVQKGGMNAVDWPQMEKFLNSLEKPIRVPGGSTCNTMVGIAKLGGNASFISKVGEDELGRLFQDHLKNSGVESRMGISDVATGCVFSAVTPDAQRSMWTYLGASSNLGETDFTKSLYEGVDLVFVEGYNAFNTECFKKSLELAHQMGIETALDFSSFGVVDACRKTFDELFERKMIDIIIANEDEAFAYAGVKEEAALDVLAKKAKVAVVKIGKRGALIAKDGMVTRVQAGSAKAIDTTGAGDLWAAGFIYGYMNGWDMERAGNLGSVVSNEVVQVMGAQIPEEGWKRILAHRG; translated from the coding sequence ATGAAGAAAATTCTCGGTGTTGGTGCCGCCCTCGTTGATATTCTGGCTAATGTCAGTGACGAATGGATGGACGCCCAGGGCGTTCAGAAAGGCGGCATGAATGCGGTGGACTGGCCTCAGATGGAAAAGTTCCTGAATAGTCTGGAAAAGCCTATTCGTGTTCCGGGCGGTTCTACCTGCAATACCATGGTCGGTATCGCAAAATTGGGCGGTAACGCCTCCTTCATCAGTAAGGTGGGGGAGGACGAACTGGGCCGTCTGTTCCAGGACCATCTGAAAAACTCTGGCGTGGAATCCAGGATGGGTATTTCCGATGTGGCAACGGGTTGCGTGTTCTCTGCAGTTACTCCCGATGCCCAGCGTTCCATGTGGACGTATCTTGGCGCCTCCAGCAACCTGGGGGAAACGGATTTTACCAAGTCCCTTTACGAAGGTGTGGACCTGGTTTTTGTGGAAGGCTATAACGCCTTTAATACCGAATGTTTCAAAAAATCTCTGGAGCTTGCTCACCAGATGGGTATTGAAACTGCTCTGGATTTCAGTTCCTTCGGTGTGGTTGATGCTTGCCGTAAGACGTTCGATGAACTGTTTGAACGTAAGATGATTGACATTATCATTGCCAACGAAGACGAAGCTTTCGCTTATGCCGGTGTGAAGGAAGAAGCTGCTCTGGACGTTCTTGCCAAGAAGGCTAAGGTTGCCGTGGTGAAGATTGGCAAGCGTGGCGCCTTGATTGCTAAGGATGGAATGGTCACTCGTGTGCAGGCTGGCTCTGCCAAGGCAATCGATACCACTGGCGCAGGCGACCTGTGGGCTGCAGGGTTTATCTATGGCTATATGAATGGCTGGGATATGGAACGTGCAGGCAACTTGGGCAGTGTGGTTTCTAACGAGGTGGTCCAAGTCATGGGTGCGCAGATTCCTGAAGAGGGCTGGAAGCGTATTTTGGCCCATCGAGGCTGA
- the pilM gene encoding type IV pilus biogenesis protein PilM: MSDTKLYLGIEVADASLKVALLDGTERRVLKTAILETETSPLVDVYAFEAVLQEWMKFINVENVDAVSVSIPAFRSIIRQVFVPAEASKNLDDYLKWYVSLITNADDGVYVIDYQIMKGDDSLGYTVMLIAVRREWVDNLRKGFRNKSLTPKSLDVDVLSLMNLMDFAEHVAELECVVKADYAGVTMVWLTKDNLQAMRCVSTLNLVNKSREEAYQILADGIAEQMRLAQEENAAIVAKIVNLCGEMASDLAFVETLRQKLSDSQLVLMDSFSNLRLPVDAEDAAAVLCCSGAIGAALNVMEGV, encoded by the coding sequence ATGAGTGATACGAAATTATACCTAGGTATTGAAGTGGCTGACGCCTCTCTAAAGGTTGCCCTCCTGGATGGTACGGAACGTCGTGTTCTTAAAACTGCCATTCTGGAAACCGAAACCAGCCCGCTGGTGGACGTCTACGCTTTCGAAGCGGTGCTTCAGGAATGGATGAAGTTCATCAATGTGGAAAACGTTGATGCAGTTTCCGTGTCTATCCCTGCATTCCGCTCTATTATCCGTCAGGTTTTTGTTCCCGCCGAGGCTTCCAAGAATCTGGATGACTACCTGAAGTGGTACGTGTCCCTCATTACCAATGCGGATGATGGTGTTTACGTCATTGACTACCAGATCATGAAGGGAGACGATTCCCTGGGTTATACCGTCATGCTCATTGCGGTTCGTCGCGAATGGGTGGATAACCTCCGTAAGGGCTTCCGTAACAAGTCCTTGACCCCGAAGTCTCTGGATGTGGACGTCCTTTCCTTGATGAACCTGATGGACTTTGCCGAACATGTTGCTGAATTGGAATGTGTGGTCAAGGCTGACTATGCCGGTGTGACCATGGTTTGGCTTACCAAGGATAACCTGCAGGCAATGCGCTGCGTTTCCACCTTGAATTTGGTGAACAAGTCCAGGGAAGAAGCTTACCAGATTCTTGCCGACGGTATTGCCGAACAGATGCGCCTGGCTCAGGAAGAAAATGCGGCTATTGTTGCTAAGATCGTAAATCTGTGCGGTGAAATGGCTAGCGATCTTGCCTTTGTGGAAACTCTTCGCCAGAAGCTGAGTGACAGCCAGCTGGTGCTGATGGATTCTTTCTCTAACCTTCGACTGCCGGTGGATGCCGAAGATGCCGCTGCAGTATTGTGCTGCTCCGGTGCAATCGGTGCTGCCCTTAATGTGATGGAGGGTGTATGA
- a CDS encoding ATP-dependent helicase — protein MANIVDAGVLDRELNAEQAAAAKKIDGPMLILAGAGSGKTRAITYKIAHIVSCHNVESDRILAVTFTNKAAREMKDRIQKLLDARLNFSWMGTFHSVCLKMLKLCLSKESVVAAMSDSTGKWFDGNFSIYDDDDQKRILKEIMKADNENVEASDIKKVHSAISRFKNTVLYKGGFATLQTPEVAKERADYPDEELRAKYYGLYQKKLRESNAMDFDDLLFNTVLMLQRQPKLAEQLAQRFRYVVVDEYQDTNDVQYELLKLLINDQRNVTVVGDDDQSIYGWRGANIKIIRNFHQDFAPVTVVKLERNYRSTSNIVQGAGSVIAHNIRPEGMEKVVFSKEEAGELIHVRNFMDDRGEASAIADTIAKAGPDFYAKTAVFYRTNAQSRALEKALNDRRIPSVIFGGTRFWDRKEIKDILAYLRLLSNDRDDAAFLRVINTPPRAIGKTTVENILEKERMGEGSFWENLLEEANGLSRSAPKLRGFTDLILTWKDLIKSGETPLPILAERIINDIGYKEFLRKEDEITADERIGNLDEMVNAIREFDEDHPGATLEAFLQDISLLTDGDKKVDTSKGLVTLMTIHMAKGLEFNTVHIAGCDEEIFPLVRGGMMASSQEMNEQMEEERRLFYVGCTRAEKILYLYHAERRFFQGNIRPFAPSRFLKELDPSVVDVQESGGFGDSFNDFNQDYPRQGGFSRPMRPSFPSSSGSSFPRRPSPSGNSFSGRSSSFGNNGGNSFNNGFNRPAPVPPSIRKNDRRIVFKNPVTVPNPAAKPSGPRVVFDEFSENPFQNGVKVRHSKYGVGTVMKCYGTGDNARVDVVFGDNVTRTIILKYAALQIVK, from the coding sequence ATGGCAAATATTGTGGATGCAGGGGTCCTGGACAGGGAATTGAATGCCGAACAGGCCGCTGCCGCAAAGAAAATCGACGGTCCTATGCTGATTCTTGCTGGCGCAGGTTCTGGAAAGACCCGTGCCATCACTTACAAGATTGCCCATATCGTCTCCTGCCATAATGTGGAATCCGACCGAATTCTGGCGGTGACCTTCACCAATAAGGCTGCCCGCGAAATGAAGGATCGTATCCAGAAACTCCTGGATGCACGACTGAATTTCAGCTGGATGGGAACGTTCCACTCGGTCTGCCTCAAGATGTTGAAACTTTGCCTCTCCAAGGAATCTGTGGTGGCCGCCATGTCCGATTCCACCGGCAAGTGGTTTGACGGCAACTTCTCCATCTATGACGATGACGACCAGAAACGCATCCTGAAGGAAATCATGAAGGCGGACAACGAAAATGTGGAAGCCTCCGACATTAAGAAGGTCCATTCCGCGATTTCCCGCTTCAAGAATACGGTTCTCTATAAGGGTGGATTTGCAACCCTGCAGACTCCGGAAGTGGCCAAGGAACGCGCTGACTATCCCGACGAAGAACTGAGAGCCAAGTATTATGGCCTCTACCAGAAGAAACTCCGCGAATCTAACGCCATGGATTTTGATGACCTGCTGTTTAACACCGTCCTGATGCTGCAGCGCCAGCCTAAGCTGGCGGAACAGTTGGCCCAGCGTTTCAGGTATGTAGTGGTGGACGAATACCAGGATACCAACGACGTTCAGTACGAGTTGCTGAAACTCCTGATCAATGACCAGCGGAACGTGACCGTGGTGGGCGATGACGACCAGAGTATTTATGGCTGGCGCGGTGCCAACATCAAGATTATCCGTAATTTCCATCAGGATTTTGCTCCTGTGACCGTGGTAAAGCTGGAACGTAACTATCGCTCTACTTCCAATATCGTCCAGGGGGCAGGCTCTGTCATTGCTCATAATATCCGCCCCGAGGGTATGGAAAAGGTGGTGTTCTCCAAGGAAGAAGCAGGTGAACTGATTCACGTCCGTAATTTTATGGACGATCGCGGTGAAGCTTCTGCCATTGCAGATACCATCGCCAAGGCGGGTCCTGATTTCTATGCCAAGACAGCAGTGTTTTATCGCACGAATGCCCAGTCCCGTGCTCTTGAAAAGGCTTTGAATGATCGCCGTATTCCGTCTGTGATTTTCGGTGGAACCCGGTTCTGGGACCGCAAGGAAATCAAGGATATTCTGGCCTACTTGCGTCTTCTTTCCAATGATCGTGACGATGCCGCTTTCCTTCGCGTGATCAATACGCCTCCTCGTGCCATCGGTAAAACCACCGTGGAAAACATTCTTGAAAAGGAACGTATGGGTGAAGGCTCCTTCTGGGAAAATCTTCTGGAAGAAGCAAATGGCTTAAGCCGCTCCGCTCCTAAGCTCCGAGGCTTTACGGACTTGATCCTTACCTGGAAGGACTTAATCAAGTCTGGCGAAACTCCGCTGCCTATTCTTGCCGAACGCATTATCAATGACATTGGCTATAAGGAATTCCTCCGTAAGGAAGACGAAATTACCGCTGATGAGCGCATTGGCAACTTGGACGAAATGGTGAACGCCATTCGTGAATTTGACGAAGATCATCCGGGTGCAACTCTGGAGGCCTTCCTTCAGGATATTTCCCTCTTGACCGATGGAGACAAGAAGGTGGATACCTCCAAGGGACTTGTAACCCTCATGACCATTCATATGGCCAAGGGCCTTGAATTCAATACGGTCCATATTGCAGGCTGCGACGAGGAAATCTTCCCTCTGGTTCGCGGCGGAATGATGGCGTCTTCCCAGGAAATGAACGAGCAGATGGAAGAAGAACGCCGTCTGTTCTACGTGGGATGTACTCGTGCGGAAAAAATTCTGTACCTGTACCATGCTGAACGTAGGTTCTTCCAGGGTAATATCCGCCCCTTCGCTCCTTCCAGATTTTTAAAGGAATTGGATCCTTCCGTAGTGGACGTTCAAGAATCCGGAGGCTTTGGCGATAGTTTCAACGATTTCAATCAGGACTATCCCCGTCAGGGCGGTTTCTCCAGACCCATGCGCCCCTCTTTCCCGTCTTCCTCCGGCTCCTCTTTCCCCAGACGTCCCAGTCCCTCCGGAAATTCTTTCTCCGGCAGGTCCAGTAGCTTTGGAAACAATGGCGGAAACAGCTTTAACAACGGCTTCAACCGTCCGGCCCCCGTTCCGCCTTCCATCCGCAAGAATGACCGTCGCATTGTGTTCAAGAATCCGGTGACGGTTCCTAATCCCGCTGCGAAACCCTCCGGTCCTCGTGTGGTCTTCGATGAATTTAGCGAGAATCCCTTCCAGAATGGGGTGAAGGTCCGTCATTCAAAGTATGGCGTTGGAACCGTCATGAAGTGCTACGGAACCGGCGACAATGCCCGAGTGGATGTGGTTTTCGGTGATAATGTCACAAGAACCATCATCTTGAAGTATGCTGCCCTGCAAATCGTGAAGTAA
- the rsmD gene encoding 16S rRNA (guanine(966)-N(2))-methyltransferase RsmD has protein sequence MPIRITGGTLRGRNVPSPDTSKTRPTASRTREALFNILQGVEGFRMLDLFCGTGIMGIEAISRGAASVTAVEMSKVQAKLVQQAYSSLKLDSQVNLLVTSALTLSKDVLCKDEGFDLIYADPPFKDMEYPDLRPFWEWLNPGGVAVFEAPTKNLPAWAKEAEANDLLQIRKYGESSLLIYRQTC, from the coding sequence ATGCCTATTCGAATTACCGGAGGCACCTTGAGGGGACGTAACGTCCCTTCGCCTGATACATCCAAGACAAGGCCCACAGCGTCTCGTACCCGCGAGGCTCTGTTTAATATTCTGCAAGGAGTAGAGGGCTTCCGTATGCTGGACCTGTTCTGCGGGACCGGCATTATGGGGATTGAGGCTATCAGCCGAGGTGCCGCTTCTGTTACTGCGGTGGAAATGTCCAAGGTCCAGGCCAAACTGGTACAGCAGGCTTACTCTTCCCTTAAATTGGATAGCCAGGTTAATTTACTTGTAACCAGCGCGTTGACTCTTTCAAAGGATGTCCTCTGTAAGGACGAGGGCTTCGACTTGATTTATGCGGATCCTCCCTTTAAGGATATGGAATATCCGGATCTCCGTCCCTTCTGGGAATGGTTGAATCCTGGTGGCGTGGCGGTGTTTGAAGCGCCCACCAAGAACCTTCCGGCGTGGGCTAAGGAAGCCGAGGCCAACGATCTTTTGCAGATTCGAAAATACGGTGAATCGTCCTTGCTTATCTACCGTCAAACTTGCTAA
- the gatC gene encoding Asp-tRNA(Asn)/Glu-tRNA(Gln) amidotransferase subunit GatC has translation MLENSEVLKLAKLSRLSVSEEEIPALKGHLDKMLAHLDALQALDLSHVEPMTAVENGATILREDEPTQGFSLDQAFANAPAVENDHFAIPKVIGG, from the coding sequence ATGCTCGAAAATAGTGAAGTTTTGAAATTGGCTAAGCTGTCTCGTCTCAGCGTTTCTGAAGAAGAAATTCCGGCTCTCAAGGGCCATCTGGACAAGATGCTTGCTCATCTGGATGCCCTTCAGGCTCTGGATCTCTCCCATGTGGAACCGATGACCGCTGTTGAGAACGGCGCTACCATCCTCCGTGAGGATGAACCCACTCAGGGATTTTCTCTAGATCAGGCTTTTGCTAATGCCCCGGCAGTGGAAAATGACCACTTTGCCATTCCTAAGGTCATCGGCGGCTAA